CGGGGGTGTCGGTGTAGGTGGTGAGGTGCCAGCCGGTGGTGGTGAGGAGGGGGCGGAGGTTGGGTTCGGCGCGGAGGTCGTCGGGGGTGAGGGCGCGGCCGTGGCGGGCGGCGAGGGCGGCACGGCCGATGGGGTGGTAGAGGGCGAGGGCGCCGCCGGGGCGGGTGATCCGGGCGAGTTCGCGCAGACCGGTGTCGGGGCCGGGCAGGTGGGAGATCAGGCCGGCGCCGAAGACGGCGTCCACCACGGCGTCGCGGAGCGGGAGCCGTCCGCAGTCGGCCACCAGCAGGGCGGCGTCCGGCGTCCGGCGGGCGGCCTCGCGGATCATCTCGGGCGTGACGTCCACCCCCAGCACGGTGCCGGAGGGCCCCACCGCGGTGCGCAGCAACCCCAGCGCCCGCCCCGTCCCGCAGCCCGCGTCCACCACGAACTGTCCTTCGGTCAGCCCGAGTTCGGCGATGGCCGCGGCGTACCGGGGTTCGTCGTCGGGGAACTTGGCGTCCCAGCCGGCCGCCCGGGCGGCGAAGAACTCCCGGGTGCGGGCCACCTCGGCGGCGTGGTCGGCCCGCTCCGGCCGGGTGTCGCCGGCCGCGGTCTCGTCGTCGCGTCCCATGCCGGGCAGCGTACCGGGGGCCGCCGGTCGTCCGGTGCGGCGCGCGGAATCCCCCCGGCGGACCGTACCCCCGCGGCCGTTCGCTCGTTGGTCCTTGTCGGGGGGTGTCACCCGGTCGAGTGGTGTCGGCGGGCCGGGCCGTCGGCGAACCCCCCTTCGGATTAAGTTAGGCTTACCTAACCCAAGGGAGCCGCACGTGACCCTCACTGTCGACACCGCCACGCCCGCCGGCGACGGGATCCTGCGCCGTCAGCGCATCCGCGAGTCGGCCGCCCGCACCTATGCCCGGTCGTTCCCGATCGTGCCGGTCCGGGCGCACGGCATGACGGTGGAGGGGGCGGACGGCCGCCGGTACCTGGACTGCCTGTCCGGTGCCGGCACCCTGGCGCTCGGCCACAACCACCCGGTGGTGCTGGACGCGATCCGCCGCACCCTGGACAGCGGCGCCCCGCTGCACCTGCTGGACCTGGCCACCGCCGAGAAGGACGACTTCACCACCGCCCTGTTCGAGAGCCTGCCGCGGGAGTTCGCCGAGCGTGCTCGGGTGCACTTCTGCGGTCCGGCGGGCACCGACGCGGTGGAGGCGGCGCTGAAGCTGACCCAGACCGCCACCGGCCGGCGGGGGGCGCTGGCGTTCACCGGGGCGTACCACGGGATGACGGCGGGGGCGCTGGCGGTGACCGGCAGCGTGGCGGTGAAGGAGCCGCTGCCGGGCGGGGGAGAGGTCACCCGGCTGCCGTACCCGTACCCGTACCGCTGCCCGTTCGGGGTGGGCGGGGAGCGCGGGGCGGAGCTGTCGGCGGCGTACACCGAGCGGCTGCTGGACGATCCGTCGGGCGGGGTGGTGCCGCCCGCGGCGATGATCCTGGAGGCGGTGCAGGGGGAGGGCGGCGTCGTCCCGGCGCCGGACGGCTGGCTGCGCGCGATGCGCCGGATCACCGCCGAGCGCCGCATCCCGCTGATCGTCGACGAGGTGCAGACCGGCGTCGGCCGCACCGGCGCCATGTGGGCGGTGGAGCACAGCGGGATCCTGCCCGACGCGATGGTGCTCTCCAAGGCGATCGGCGGCAGCCTGCCGCTGGCGGTGGTGGTCTACCGGGAGGAGTACGACGGCTGGCGGCCGGGCGCGCACACCGGGACGTTCCGCGGCAACACCCTGGCCATGGCGGCCGGCGCCGCCACCCTGCGGTACGTGGCGGCCAACGGGCTGGTGGAGCGGGCCGCGCTGGCCGGCGCCCGGATGGCCGCCCGGCTCGACGGGCTGAAGGGCCGGCTGCCGGTGATCGGCGACGTCCGCGGCCGCGGGCTGATGCTGGGCGTCGAACTGGTCGACCCGGCGGGGGAGCCGGACGGCTGCGGCGCGCTGCCCGCCGATCCGGCCCTCGCCGTCCGGGTGCGCGAGGCGTGCCTGGAGCGCGGGCTGATCGTCGAACTCGGCGGCCGGCACGACGCGGTGCTCCGGCTGCTGCCGCCGCTCACCATCACCGACGAGCAGGTCGAGGCGGTCCTGGACCGGCTGGCCGACGCCATCGAGCACGCCGCCAGAGCCGCCGCGTGACCGGAGCGCCGGAGCCGGGCCCGGAGGGCGGTGCCACCCCGCCCCCGGGCCCGCGGCCGCAGGGCCCCGACGGTCCGCCGGGGTACCCGCCCGCCGCCGGCGGCACCGCGGGCCCGGCCGCGCTGCTCCCACTCCTGCGGCAGGTGCTGGAGGCGCTCGCCGCCGGCGCGGCCCGGCGCGGCGGCCCGATCCCCGCCGGGCCGCCGGCCGCCGTCGCCGAGCAGGTCCGCGAGGCCCTGGCGGCCGCGCCCGGCCCGGACGCCCTCGCCCGACTGGTCGAGCTGCTCGCCTACGGCAGCGCCGACCCCGCCGACCCGGCCTGCGCCGCCCACCTGCACTGCCCGCCGCTGGCCGTGGCGGTCGCCGCCGACCTGGCCGTGGACGCGCTCAACCCCTCCCAGGACTCCTGGGACCAGGCGCCCGCCGCCACCGCCCTGGAGACCGCGCTGCTGGCCGAGCTCGCCGCCCTGGCCGGCTACGACCCGGCCCGTTCGGCCGGGGTGTTCACCTCGGGCGGCACCGAGTCCAACCTGATGGGCCTGCTGCTGGCCCGGGAGGCGGTGCTCGGCGCCGGGGTCGCCCTGGACGGCCTGCCGTCCGGGGTCCGCCCGCGGATCCTGGCCTCGGAGGCCGCCCACTTCTCGGTGCAGCGGGCCGCCGCCGTCCTGGGCCTCGGCGAGCGGGCCGTCCGGGCCGTGCCGGTCGACCGCGCGCTGCGGATGGACCCGGCCGCCCTCGCCGCGGAACTGGCCGCCACCGTCCGGGAGGGCGGCCGCCCGATCGCCGTGGTCGCCACCGCCGGCACCACCGACACCGGCGCGGTGGACCCGCTGCCCGAGGCCGCCGAGCTGGCCGCCCGGTACGGTGCCTGGCTGCACGTGGACGCCGCGTACGGCGGGGGAGCGCTGCTCTCCGACCGGCTGGCCCCGCTGCTGACCGGGATCGCCGCGGCGGACTCCCTCTCGCTGGACTGGCACAAGCTCGGCTGGCAGCCGGTCCCCGCCGGGGTGTTCCTGGTCCGCCGCGCCGAGACGTACGCGCCGCTGGCCCGCCGCGCGGTCTACCTCAACCCGGCGGACGACGAGGAGGCCGGCTACCCCAGCCTGCTCGGCCGCTCGCTGCGCACCACCCGACGTCCCGACGCCTTCAAACTCGCCGTCACCCTGCGGACGCTGGGCCGCGAGGGGCTCGGCCGGATGGTCGACGCCTGCCACGACCTGGCCCGCGCGGCCGCCGAGGCCGTCCGCGCCGAGCCCGCCCTGGAACTGGCCACCGAGCCGCAGCTCACCACCGTGGTGTTCCGCTACCGTCCCCGGACGGACGCCCCCGCCGCGAGCGACCGGCTGAACGGGGAGCTGCGCCGGGCCCTGCTGCGCTCGGGACGGGCTGTGATCGGCCGCACCGAACTGCCGGGCACCGGGCCCGGTCGGGTGCGACTGAAACTCACCCTGCTGAACCCGCGCACCACCCCCGCCCAGGTGGCCCGGATCCTCGCCGAGACCGCCCGGGAGGGCCGCCGGCTGGAGGAGTCGGACGGTCCGTCAGGGCGTGGATAGCTCCATCCCGCACCGCCGTTGAGGTGCATGGATGTTGGAGGAACCGACACTGGCGCGACCGCGGGCGTCCTGGGCCGCCGTCCCGGACCGGCCCGCCGGGGCATGACTTTCGTGAACAGACGATCGGCCGTGCTGTCCAGTCGATCTCGGTCGTCCAGGGTCGGTTTTCGGCCATCCGCAGAACCGGACTTGCGGATTCGGTGAACGACGGCGGTAACTTCTCGTAGTCACCGCCACACCGGGAGCGCACGGCTCCACAGGGACTAGCGGTGCGAGGGGGCTCCACACCATGCGGGACCGCGTCCACGCGGTCCCCGCAGCACGCCGCCCCGGAACGCCGGCCCGTCCGGCCCGTTCCGGGCCGATCGGCTAGCCCCACCCCTTTCCCCGCCCGACGGCGTCGACACCGCCTGCCCGGCCGCCTGCCCGGACCGCCCCAACCCCGCGGTCCGCCGCGCGGCCGTGCCCACGGGCCCGTACGGCTCCCCCTCCCGTACCCCTTCTGCACACCTGCACCAGTCCAGTGAACTCAGTCCTGCGACGCGGAGGCCGCGGCATGAGCGAAACGCTCCTGAGCACCACAGTCACCACCCTTGAGGCACGCCCGTACTCCGAGCGCTGCCGGCGGAACTTCGAGCGCGGCGAGCACCTCCTGATCGGCGTCAGCCCCGGCAACAGCTACTTCAGCGCCGACCGGATCGCCGAACTCGTCCGCTGGGGACGGGACTTCTTCGCCTCCGTCGACATCGTCCTGGCCGACCTGCACGTGGACGCGCAGTTCCTCGCCTCCGGTCACACCCCGGAGCAGGCGATGCGGCGCGCCGACAAGGAGGTCAAGGCCACCCGCCGGCGGATCCACCGCGGGATGGCGGAGGCCGCACGGGACGGCGTCCGCGCCCATGTGCTCTCCGACTTCCTGCCCGACCCCGGGTACCAGCGGCTGCACCGGGCCGTCCGGGAGGCGCTGGAGACCGACCCGGAGCTGCGCGCCGCCACCGAGGGGATGGCCGGGGCCTTCCTGCGCTCCCGGATCACCGCGGCGGACGGCCCCGGCGCGGACCGGCTCGCCGCCGGCGTCGCGTACATCGCCGCCGAACTGCCCTTCTTCCTGGACACCCCGAGCCTGCTCGGCGTGCCCTCCTCGGTCACCTGCTACCACCTCGAACTCCCGCTCACGCCCGTGCTGTTCGGCCGGACCGAGGGACTGCGCGCGGCGCCCGCCCAGGGCTACGCCGTGGTGCGCCCGGCCACGGCACCCCGGGCCGCCGCGGCCTGACCAGGCCCCGGTAACCGGCACCCCGCCACCGTCCCGCACCACCAAGGAGGAACACCCCCGCATGAGCACCACCGCACGACCCGAGTTCACCTTCCCGCTCTCCCGACGCGGCGACGTGCTGCCCGAGGAGGCGGTACTGCTGCGCGAGAAGCACCCGGTCGCCCGGGTCCGCACCATGACCGGGGACGAGGCCTGGCTGGTCAGCAGCTACGCCCTGGCCAAGCAGGTCCTGGAGGACGAGCGGTTCAGCCTCAAGGACACCGCCAACCCCGGGGTGCCGCGGCAGTACGCGCTGACCATCCCGCCCGAGGTGGTCAACAACATGGGCAACATCAACAGCGCCGGCCTGCGCAGCGCCGTGATGAAGACCCTGAACCCGCGCGCCGACCGGGAGTTGGGCGGCTGGCTGGAGGCCGAGGCGCACCGGCTGATCGACCTGCTGGTCGCCCAGGGCGCCCCCGGCGAGCTCCGCGACGGCTTCACCGAGCCGTACTCCGCGGCCCTGCACTGCCGGCTGCTGGGCATCCCCGCCGACGACTGGCGCCGCCTGATGACCGGCATCGACCTCGCCTTCGTCACCAGCCCGGTGCCGTTCGAGGGCTCCGCGCCCAACTGGTACAAGGACCTCGGCTACCTGGTGGAGAAGCTCCAGGCCGACCCGGCGCCCACCGAGGGGCTGCTCGGCCGGTTCACCGAACTCCGTCGCTCCCCGGAGCTGTCCGACCGGGTGAGCGACGAACTGCTGGCCACCGTCGCCCTCTCGCTGTTCGGCGCCGGCGCCGTCTCCACCTCGTCCTTCCTGCTGCACGCCATCATCTGCCTCGCGCAGCAGCCGGAACTCGCCGACCGGCTGCGCGCCGAACCCGCCGTGGCCGGCCGGGCGGTGGACGAGCTGCTGCGGGTCAACCTCTCCATCGGCGACGCGCTGCCGCGGATCGCCCTGGCCGACGTGCGGCTGGGCGAGGTGCTGGTGCGCGAGGGCGAACTGGTGCTGGTCCTGATCGAGGGCGCCAACTACGACCCGGAGGTCTTCCCGGACCCGGAACGGATCGACTTCGACCGGGCCGCCAACCCGCACCTCGCCTTCGGCGGCGGACGCCACTTCTGCCCCGCCTCGGCGCTCGGCCGCACCCACGCCGAGATCGCCCTGACCGCCCTGGTCCAGCGCCTGCCCGGCCTGCGGCTGGCCCTGCCGGCCGAGCAGTTGGCCTGGCGTCCCGGGTTCATCAAGCGCCTGCCGGAGCGGCTGCCCGTGCTGTGGTGAGGAGCGGCCCGGCCGGTCGGTCTCAGGCGGTGAGGCCGAGCAGGATCTCCCGGGTGCGGTCCCAGGTGGCCTGGTCCCCGGCCACCAGCAGGCCGTCCTCGCACCCGGGGGCCTCCGGCCGGTACGGGCTGCCGTCCAGCCGGGCCGACACCCCGCCGCACTCGGTGACCAGCAGCGACCCGGGCGCGTGGTCCCAGGGCAGGGTCCGCCAGTACAGGATGAACTCCTGCTCGCCGCCGGCGATCAGCGGGTACTCCATGCCGGCCGAGCGCAGCCCGGGGGTGACCGTGCCGAACGCCCGGGCGTTGGTGCTCAGCCGGTGGTGCTCGGCCGGGTCGAGGAAGCGGCTCTTCACCGAGCCGCGCCACTCGGCGGGGGAGGCCGGCCCGGGCGCGCGGACCAGCCGCCGGCCGTCCCGCCAGGCACCCGAGCCCAGCTCGGCGCTGTACGCCGTCCCGGTCACCGGCTGCCAGATCCAGGCGGCCACCGTCCGCCCGGACCGGACCAGCGAGGCCATCACGGCGAACTCCGGGCGGCCCGCGACGAAGTTGGAGGTGCCGTCCACCGGGTCGACCAGCCAGACCGCCGGCTCCGAGTGCAGCGCCCGGGCGAGCGACGGGTCCGCGGACACCGCCTCCTCGCCGACCACCGGGACGGGGAGCAGCTCGCGCAGCCGGCGGGCGATGATCCGCTCGGCCTCCCGGTCGGCGACGGTGACCACCTCGCCCGGGGCCTTCTCCATCACCTCGCCCGAGGCCAGTGCCCGGAACCGCGGCTCGACCGCCTCGGCCGACGCCTCGGCGAGGATCTCCGCCACCTTCTCCATCAGCACGTGCCCGCTCCCTTCACGTCTCCCACTCTCCCACGTCCGCCCCGCGGCGACCTGCGCCGGGGGCGGACGTGCGGAGCCGCGGGCGCTCAGGCGTCGAGGTAGTGGAATCCCGGGCGCGGGTGCATCAGGAACTCGTGGTGGGAGATGTTCCAGGCGTACGCGCCGGCCATCGCGAAGACGATCCGGTCCCCGGTGCGCAGGGACGCGACCTCCGCCTGCTCGGCCAGCACGTCCTTCGGGGTGCACAGCTGCCCCGAGACGGTGACCCGGCCGCTTCCGGCCTCCGGCCGCCGCCACGGGTGGGGCCAGCGGTCCACCGGGCGGACCGTGAACGGCTGGGAGTGGCCGCGGGTGGCGGGGGTGCGGATGTGGTGGGTGCCGCCGCGGACCACCGCGACGTCCTCGCCGTGGCTGTGCTTCACGTCCAGCACCTCGGTGGCGTAGTAACCGCAGTACGCGGTCACCGCCCGGCCGGGCTCGATCCGCAGGGTCAGCCCGGGGTGGCGGTCCAGCAGCTCCGCCAGGCCCCGGCCGAAGGCCGTCCAGTCGAAGAGGGCCGACGGGTCCGCGTAGTCCACCGCCATGCCGCCGCCGATGTTGACCTCGGACAGCTGGAACCCGTGGCGCGCGGCCAGGTCCACCGACCAGGCGACGATCCGCTCGGCCAGCTCCAGCTGCTCGGCGGCGGCCAGCCCGCTCGCCAGGTGGGCGTGCACCCCGCGCAGCCGCAGCCGCTCGAAGCCCGGCCCGGCCAGCAGCCGCAGGCAGTCCGCCACCCGCTCCGGGTCCATCCCGAACGGGGTGGGACGGCCGCCCATCGCCAGCGCCACCGAGTCCAGCGCGCCGGAGCCGACCGGCAGGTTGGCCCGCAGCAGCACGTCCACGTCGCGGTCGGCGGCCTCGGCCGCGGCGGCCAGACGGCGCAGCTCCTGCTCGCTCTCCACGTGCCAGCGGTGCACCCCGGCCTTCAGCGCGGCGTCGATCTCGGCCGGGGTCTTGCCGGGGCCGCCGAAGGCCAGCGGGGCGTCCGGGACGGCCGCCGCCACATGCTCCAACTCCCCGCCGGAGGACACCTCGTAGCCGTCGACCGCGTCGCGCAGGGCGACCAGCAGCGGCGCCTCGGGGTTGGCCTTCGCCGCGTAGTACAGCTCCACCCGCTCCGGCAGGGCGGCCCGGATCCGCGCCGCGTGGGCGCGCAGCGCGGCCAGGTCGTACAGGTAGGCCGGCAGCCGCTCGGCGGGCAGTTCGTCCACCCGGTGCAGCACCGACGGGCCCGGCCCGCTCATCGGGTCCCCTCCTCGGTGCAGCCGGTCCGGTCGGCGCCCAGGCCGGCCGCGCTGAGCACGGTCTCGGCCAGCGGCGAGGGCAGCCGGATGTAGCCGGCCTCCCGGTCGGCCTTGCGCTCCCAGCGGGTCAGCAGGTTGGCCTTGGCGGGCAGCGGCACGCCGGCCAGCAGGGCGGCCAGCCGGGGCGGGCAGCCGTGCGTGCGGGCGTACCCGGTGAGTGCCTCGCGTACCTCCTCCCAGAGCGCGGCCTCCAGCGCCGGGTACCGGTCGGCGACCGCCGCCAGCAGCTCGGAGAGGTGGTTGACCAGCAGGCAGTACACCACCCGGTCCCAGCCGCGCTGGGCGTCGTAGGTCATCGGCCCGGTGACCTCCGGCGGCAGCCGGTCGAGCAGCGCCGCGTTGCGTTCCGGGACGAGCTTGGTGCCCTCCAGGTCGCGGAACAGCACCTGGGCCGGGCGGCCCTCGGCGTCCACGCAGACCAGCACGTTCTGCAGGTGCGGCTCCAGCACCACGCCGTGGTCGAAGTAGGCGGCCAGGACCGGCGGTACGACCAGGCGCAGGTAGGCGGCCCACCAGGCGCGGGCGGCCTCGGGGCCGCGGCCGTCCAGCAGCGCGGAGATGTGCGCCGAGCTGGTCGGGTACTCGTCGGCGACGGCCGCCACCAGCAGCGGGGTCAGGCCGGGCCGGACGGCCTCGGCCAGGCCGTCGCGGACGATCAGGCCGAAGCCCTCGAACAGCGAGGTGTCCGGCAGGCCGTCCGCGCCGGGCAGGGCGAGGGTGCGGAACGCCGGCTCGCGCAGCATCGCCGCGTCCGGGAACCGGTCGGCCAGGTCCGCCAGCGGACCGGCCAGCACCCGGGTCAGCGTCACCGCGCCGGTGAGCTCGTACGCGGCGTTCTTCCGCAGGCAGTTGGTGATCCGCACGTTCAGGCTGAACTTGAGGAAGGCGCCCGCGCCGTGCAGGGTGCGGACCGAGGCGGTCGCGGCGAACGGCTCGCCTCCCTCGCCGAGGTCGATGATGTCGCCCGAGGCCAGCGCCTGCTTCAGCAGCGGGTCCTCGCGCAGCAGCTCGAACTGCCAGGGGTGGGAGGGCAGAAGGGTGTAGCCCGCCGGCACCTCGGCCAGCGAGTCCAGCAGCGCGAGCGCGGCCGGGTCCGCCGCGTCCTGGGCGATCAGCTCGGTGCGCACCGCCAGGTGCCGCAGCCGGAAGGCGGCCCGGGCCTCCGGCGCGTACGCCGACCACTCGCCGCGCTCCGCCGAGCGGGACTTGGGCGCCGGGTGGAACCGGTGCCCGAACAGCAGGGCCTGCTCCGACTCCAGGTACCGGTCGGCCCCCGCGGCCGGACGGTCCGTCAGGGCGGCCGCCACGCCGTGGTGGCTGGAGGCCAGCTGGGCGAGGAACTCCTCGTTGCTCAGCCCGCTGCGCAGCGTCAGCTCGGCCTGGACGTGCTCGGCCAGTTCGCGCCAGCCCAGTTCGCGCCAGCCGTCCGCGGTCTCTTCGAAGACCGGGCCGGTGAACCGGTGCGCGCCGGTGAGCGAGGTGCGGCGCAGGGCGACCCGCAGCAGGGCGCCGCGGCGGGGCAGCCGCAGCAGCAGCCGGCCGTCGGCGACCGCGGTCTGGTGCTCGGGCCCGGAGACCTCGCGCAGCAGGCAGTTGAGCAGGGTGTGCGCCACCGCGTGGTCGGCGCTGGGGAGGGCGGCCGGGGCGGCCGACGCGGCACGGTCGGTCTGATGATGGTCGGTCCGGACGGTCATCGGTGGCTCCTACGGGTCAGGAGGACGAGTACGGCGGCGGCCAGCGCGGCGGCGGTGCCGGTGAGCACCGGCGCGGTCGGGCCGAAGGCGCCGTTGACCAGCGCGGCGGCCGCGCCGGCGGCGACCGCGCCGCCCTTGGAGACGAACTCCAGCGTGCCGAACATCCGGCCCGGCGGGCGGCCGCGGGCGGCCTCGGCGGCCAGCACGGACAGGCAGACCAGGCCGAGCGTGAGGCCGGCGCCGAGCAGGGTCCTCGCGAAGGTGAAGGCGATCAGGGAGTGGGCCGGGCCGTGCGCGGCCAGCCCGAGGGCGACGAAGGCGAAGCCCAGGAGGAGGCCGGTCCGCGGACGGGCCTGGAAGGCGGAGTGAACCCGGTTCGCGGTCAGCAGGTAGACCAGGTGCGGAAGCGCGAACAGGGTGCCGGAGACGGTGCCGCTGACACCCGGCAGCCGCTCCTCCACCAGGGATATGAGGTAGGGGAAGGACACGATCGTCGAGAAGACGAAGGTGAATTCGAAGGCGTACAGCAGCCGCAGCGAGGCGACCACCGGGGCCTCGTCCACCGCCGTCGCGCAGCCCGCGTCCGGCCGG
The window above is part of the Kitasatospora sp. HUAS MG31 genome. Proteins encoded here:
- a CDS encoding class I SAM-dependent methyltransferase, with product MGRDDETAAGDTRPERADHAAEVARTREFFAARAAGWDAKFPDDEPRYAAAIAELGLTEGQFVVDAGCGTGRALGLLRTAVGPSGTVLGVDVTPEMIREAARRTPDAALLVADCGRLPLRDAVVDAVFGAGLISHLPGPDTGLRELARITRPGGALALYHPIGRAALAARHGRALTPDDLRAEPNLRPLLTTTGWHLTTYTDTPDRYLALATRT
- a CDS encoding diaminobutyrate--2-oxoglutarate transaminase family protein produces the protein MTLTVDTATPAGDGILRRQRIRESAARTYARSFPIVPVRAHGMTVEGADGRRYLDCLSGAGTLALGHNHPVVLDAIRRTLDSGAPLHLLDLATAEKDDFTTALFESLPREFAERARVHFCGPAGTDAVEAALKLTQTATGRRGALAFTGAYHGMTAGALAVTGSVAVKEPLPGGGEVTRLPYPYPYRCPFGVGGERGAELSAAYTERLLDDPSGGVVPPAAMILEAVQGEGGVVPAPDGWLRAMRRITAERRIPLIVDEVQTGVGRTGAMWAVEHSGILPDAMVLSKAIGGSLPLAVVVYREEYDGWRPGAHTGTFRGNTLAMAAGAATLRYVAANGLVERAALAGARMAARLDGLKGRLPVIGDVRGRGLMLGVELVDPAGEPDGCGALPADPALAVRVREACLERGLIVELGGRHDAVLRLLPPLTITDEQVEAVLDRLADAIEHAARAAA
- a CDS encoding pyridoxal phosphate-dependent decarboxylase family protein; translated protein: MTGAPEPGPEGGATPPPGPRPQGPDGPPGYPPAAGGTAGPAALLPLLRQVLEALAAGAARRGGPIPAGPPAAVAEQVREALAAAPGPDALARLVELLAYGSADPADPACAAHLHCPPLAVAVAADLAVDALNPSQDSWDQAPAATALETALLAELAALAGYDPARSAGVFTSGGTESNLMGLLLAREAVLGAGVALDGLPSGVRPRILASEAAHFSVQRAAAVLGLGERAVRAVPVDRALRMDPAALAAELAATVREGGRPIAVVATAGTTDTGAVDPLPEAAELAARYGAWLHVDAAYGGGALLSDRLAPLLTGIAAADSLSLDWHKLGWQPVPAGVFLVRRAETYAPLARRAVYLNPADDEEAGYPSLLGRSLRTTRRPDAFKLAVTLRTLGREGLGRMVDACHDLARAAAEAVRAEPALELATEPQLTTVVFRYRPRTDAPAASDRLNGELRRALLRSGRAVIGRTELPGTGPGRVRLKLTLLNPRTTPAQVARILAETAREGRRLEESDGPSGRG
- a CDS encoding tRNA-dependent cyclodipeptide synthase; this translates as MSETLLSTTVTTLEARPYSERCRRNFERGEHLLIGVSPGNSYFSADRIAELVRWGRDFFASVDIVLADLHVDAQFLASGHTPEQAMRRADKEVKATRRRIHRGMAEAARDGVRAHVLSDFLPDPGYQRLHRAVREALETDPELRAATEGMAGAFLRSRITAADGPGADRLAAGVAYIAAELPFFLDTPSLLGVPSSVTCYHLELPLTPVLFGRTEGLRAAPAQGYAVVRPATAPRAAAA
- a CDS encoding cytochrome P450; the encoded protein is MSTTARPEFTFPLSRRGDVLPEEAVLLREKHPVARVRTMTGDEAWLVSSYALAKQVLEDERFSLKDTANPGVPRQYALTIPPEVVNNMGNINSAGLRSAVMKTLNPRADRELGGWLEAEAHRLIDLLVAQGAPGELRDGFTEPYSAALHCRLLGIPADDWRRLMTGIDLAFVTSPVPFEGSAPNWYKDLGYLVEKLQADPAPTEGLLGRFTELRRSPELSDRVSDELLATVALSLFGAGAVSTSSFLLHAIICLAQQPELADRLRAEPAVAGRAVDELLRVNLSIGDALPRIALADVRLGEVLVREGELVLVLIEGANYDPEVFPDPERIDFDRAANPHLAFGGGRHFCPASALGRTHAEIALTALVQRLPGLRLALPAEQLAWRPGFIKRLPERLPVLW
- a CDS encoding inositol monophosphatase family protein, producing MEKVAEILAEASAEAVEPRFRALASGEVMEKAPGEVVTVADREAERIIARRLRELLPVPVVGEEAVSADPSLARALHSEPAVWLVDPVDGTSNFVAGRPEFAVMASLVRSGRTVAAWIWQPVTGTAYSAELGSGAWRDGRRLVRAPGPASPAEWRGSVKSRFLDPAEHHRLSTNARAFGTVTPGLRSAGMEYPLIAGGEQEFILYWRTLPWDHAPGSLLVTECGGVSARLDGSPYRPEAPGCEDGLLVAGDQATWDRTREILLGLTA
- a CDS encoding type III PLP-dependent enzyme, yielding MSGPGPSVLHRVDELPAERLPAYLYDLAALRAHAARIRAALPERVELYYAAKANPEAPLLVALRDAVDGYEVSSGGELEHVAAAVPDAPLAFGGPGKTPAEIDAALKAGVHRWHVESEQELRRLAAAAEAADRDVDVLLRANLPVGSGALDSVALAMGGRPTPFGMDPERVADCLRLLAGPGFERLRLRGVHAHLASGLAAAEQLELAERIVAWSVDLAARHGFQLSEVNIGGGMAVDYADPSALFDWTAFGRGLAELLDRHPGLTLRIEPGRAVTAYCGYYATEVLDVKHSHGEDVAVVRGGTHHIRTPATRGHSQPFTVRPVDRWPHPWRRPEAGSGRVTVSGQLCTPKDVLAEQAEVASLRTGDRIVFAMAGAYAWNISHHEFLMHPRPGFHYLDA
- a CDS encoding IucA/IucC family protein is translated as MTVRTDHHQTDRAASAAPAALPSADHAVAHTLLNCLLREVSGPEHQTAVADGRLLLRLPRRGALLRVALRRTSLTGAHRFTGPVFEETADGWRELGWRELAEHVQAELTLRSGLSNEEFLAQLASSHHGVAAALTDRPAAGADRYLESEQALLFGHRFHPAPKSRSAERGEWSAYAPEARAAFRLRHLAVRTELIAQDAADPAALALLDSLAEVPAGYTLLPSHPWQFELLREDPLLKQALASGDIIDLGEGGEPFAATASVRTLHGAGAFLKFSLNVRITNCLRKNAAYELTGAVTLTRVLAGPLADLADRFPDAAMLREPAFRTLALPGADGLPDTSLFEGFGLIVRDGLAEAVRPGLTPLLVAAVADEYPTSSAHISALLDGRGPEAARAWWAAYLRLVVPPVLAAYFDHGVVLEPHLQNVLVCVDAEGRPAQVLFRDLEGTKLVPERNAALLDRLPPEVTGPMTYDAQRGWDRVVYCLLVNHLSELLAAVADRYPALEAALWEEVREALTGYARTHGCPPRLAALLAGVPLPAKANLLTRWERKADREAGYIRLPSPLAETVLSAAGLGADRTGCTEEGTR